CGACGGCGTTGTGTTTCCCGCCGTGAGCGAACAGCGTCTCCAGCTCCCGGAAGCCGGTCCAGGCCTCGCAGCGCTCAGAGAAACCCTTCAGGTGCCGAAGGTTCACGGCCGGACTGAGGAGGAAACACACCCTTTACTTCCTGTTAGAGAACACACTGCAGGCAGGGTGGGCATCGAAGGTCTCCCATCATGCATCATAACACACGTTAATGATAGCAACGTGGTTCAAAGCAGCGTAATACTGCTAAAaactcgattttgacaggaaagcaactggtgacttctagaattgtgtgagtaacattctgtcTCTAGACTTCTCtgttccagtgtgtgtgtgtgtgtttgtgtgtgtgtgtgtgtgtgtgtgtgtgtgtgtgtgtgtgtgctctgtatCAAGGCTCTGGAGCTGGTCTGACTGACATCGCTCCAGTATctcaggcagaaacttgggacaggtcatttgactgaaacctttaaactgaactaactgactgctcgggttaactttgatttaaacatttgtagaatactgagagctttattgagtaggtgtaactgtgTTAAGagttaaactcataactttataacttagggtttcATGTCATTGTAAAAccattgggccactgaaaagacACTATAGCAactcaggagggagccagtctCCATTTCCtttgagggccaccagctgcagagagttaactaattaaaggggcGTGGCTCCACAGCTgggagaactcagcaatcaggtgtccattttagggAGCACCTTCCTGGGAGCGTCAGACAGACGAAGACAAAGGAGTCCCGAGGGAGGCAAAGAGGAagcaaatcctactttgattgagataagtatcgctggtgttttctttagctttctagcccctcaggcgataatcatgtgtattttctccattcctgttcatgtgtcttctcgcagtcatcactggccccgtgtatctcctaatcgctataaccggatCAGAaccaccttctggatccgcaccagtctggtttcaaggcaggtcactccacagaaactggccctccttgctgtctctgaggaactgcacacggctaaagcagcctccctctcctctgtcctcatcctgttggacctgtctgctgcattcgacacggtgaaccatcagatcctccttcaggctctgcactttccctcctcacctcaaacctcaaagaccgcacctacagggtcacttggagagggtccgagtccgacccttgtcaattaactacaggggtccctcagggctctgttcttggtcccctcctcttctccttgtacacaaactcgctcggatctgtcattagcccgcatggtttttcataccactgctacgctgacgacacccaatgagTCCTGcccttcccccgctcagagacccaggtcgtcgctcgcatctctgctcgtctagctgacatctctcagtggatgtctgctcatcatctcaagctcaaccttgacaaaactgaactgcttttccttccgggaaaagattgtccctctctcgaCCTGacgatcaacatcggcccctctgttgtttccccgactcagactgcaaggactctgggtgggaccctagataacaacctgtccttcactgcaaacatcgctgctgcaacccgctgctgcagatacacgctctccagcatcaggaggacgcgtccccagctgacccagaaagccacgcaggttctggtccaggctctcgtcacctcacgcctagactactgcagctccctcctgctggtctgcctgcatgtgccatccgacctctgcagctcacccagaatgcagcggctcgtctggtcttcaaccttcctgaatgttccaccccacgccgctcctccgctccctccactggcttccggtagctgctagaatccacttcaagacactggtgcttggtaccatgctgcgaatggatctggcccttcctccatccaggacatggttaaaccgtgcaccccagcacgtgcactccgctctgcatcagccaatcagctcgctgcaccctcgctgcgagggggacccaagctcccatcagcagaaacacgtgggtttgctgtcctggctccaagatggtggaacgagctcccattgacatcaggacagcagaaagctcacacaccttccagactgaaactcatctccttcgactccacctcgaggatagaactactaacaaagcacttatatactaacaaaggactggctcctctaaagccagctgagcagcacttgaaatgcttggctctatgaaacctgatgtactttatgattctgttttcctctagtttgtgtcttcctggtcgaacgcacttattgtgagtctCTCTGGATAAAAgcttaatgtgatgtaatgcCAAACAATAGTATAGGAGAccttcaaagtgtgtgtgttgcttcaCCTCCTGTGTGTGTAGCTGAGGTTCGGCCCGAGTTCAGACACACTCTTCAGGTCCAAACACTGCGGGGCGCCGGCCACGAACTGACGCCATCTGCAACAACAGAGTTTGTCTCAATGTCAGACTCACTAGAGAGACTCAGCTATTTGATTTCAGGCGAGCTGTGTGGTCGTCTTTCAAGCTCGATCCCAGAGCCAGCTGTCAGCGATGTGTCCTTGGGCCGTATACTGAACCCTGAGGTGCTCCTGATGGCCaacggttgtgtgtgtgtgtgtgtgtgtgtgtgtgtgtgtgtgtgtgtgtgtgtgtgtgtgtgtgtgtgtgtgtgtgtgtgtgtgtgtgtgtgtgtgtgtgtgtatatgagtGTGTGCCCTTAAAGAAGCCTTTCTCCATGTCCAGGTTGATGTTTATCCTGTCGGTGCCTCGTCTTTCGTCCCCGTTCACTTTGTATGTTTCCCCCGGTCCCCTTGTTTCTGCGTTCTGATGTTTTGTCATCAGCTTCTTTTAACTAAAAGATCGAATTTGGTTTCCTATCCCTGCCACCCTCTGAGTACTCACCGTATTCTTAGTTTTAATGCGTTTTAATGTGTAAAGCCCTTTGAACTGCCTTGTGTTGGTTCTGTATAAACAAACTTGCCTTACTCGTTGCCTTTTTGGTTAGATGTTGGCATGAAGAGCGTGATTGGTTAGAATATCagggtaagccaatcagagGCAGAGTGGGGCGGGACATGTAAGGACAGTGTGTGTTTTCAAGTCAAAGGGACATTAGCTTTCAGGTCTTATGGACACGTGGGATGTTCCTCAGACTGCTGGACTGCTTTCTGTTTTACCGGATGATCTTCTGTTGGTTCTGCAGATGTCTGCGTCGCTGCTGCTTCAGCTTCTCCTCGGTCTCGTCCTGCAGCAAGCAcactgaggaggaaggacacaaGAAGAGCTTTAAATATTATCACAGAAGAGCCCACAGGGACACCTTCACAGCGATACACCTGCAATGTGCCAGATATACACTTCATCTCTATCATTGTATATGCCTGTTTTAGCCATGGATGAGCAAAAGATTCCTCTTCTCCTCTAAAGTTAACGTACACTTTCCGCTGCGCAGCTCCACGTCGCCCCCTGCTGGTCGCAGCCATTGGTCGCACAGAAACACCTGATGTTCTGGATCTTTCTCTGGTTCTGACGGCCTGCAGACTTCGACCCGGCTGCAGTGCCAGTCCAGGTCGGGGAAGCCGGTCCGAGCGTCCAGACGGAGCCGGACCAGGAGCAGGCGACCCAGAGGAGCCTCGGTCCGAACCAGAACCGCACACGACTGAACGGGACAGGAGGAGACATCGTTCGGTGTAAATACGGACACCAAGTGGATAAAAGAAGAACTACAACTGGGAAAAtaaactcttgtgaaaataaAGCCACAAAACAGTCTCTTTCTTTTCTACGTCTTCATGAAACTCACCGACCCCGGCAGAAGATGGCGGTCGCCCTCGTTCACGACGATGGGCGGAGTCTCGCCCTCAGAGCCAATCAGATTGAGCCACAGGCGGCTGAAGGTCCCACAGGTGAGACCAGGTGAGGTGTGCACCGTCACCTCGAACTCCTGACAGGAAGCCATCGTGACGACGAGACGAGACGCTGACCAGGAAACAAACCACGTCAACAACCTGAAGACTGTTAGCTTTATATGCTAAGTTGTTAGCATGGCTGATTTTCAACCATAACGTGACTTATTTTAGATTGATGTCAATAAAACTCATGTTCAGGAGGTTATTTTACTCTGTATATTTCTCCTGATCGTGCTGCAGATAATTGAATATACCAGGGACATCAGAAAAAGTGGAAACGGGAAATACATTTGAACCACTTTGAAACCAAATGGAGAAGTCGGGAAGTACTCCGAAGCTTGGAGGAAGTCTGGTGCCGGCTAACTGATTATGCTAACATAGAAgactagcattagcatgtggttTTTAGTGTCAACAATTCTTTCTAATAAAACCCACACACAAAGAAGCTTCATAAACAAATCATTCAATAGAACCATAATCCCTGACGTTGATCTGGTGGTTAAAACTGTTTCCTCGCCTTGGGAACAGTCGCAATATTCAAAATACAAGTCGTTTTTTTGATAAATGGCCCCGGAGGAATTAACGTGCACTTGAATTTGGATTTGAAGGATTGTTCCAGCGATCTGCCGCACGATAAACTCCCCGATGTAGCGTTACATAATGCCTTATTAACATATTTAAACACAACatgtcagaaaacttgtaatatgtctatgtctttattaggatccccattagcactagcatgagcattggcttcttcctggggtccgcaCGCACTCAAACATACAaccaaattaaaacaaaacggctcataatttcatgctatttacagagaaatgaagtgaaactaaaatggtcatccagTTATCGCCGtcctaaggccaaacaaaagtaaatacaaataagtgtacataataatatatgcatagcCACAGGCGCAGTTCAaatttactttgtaatacttaaataatgttttagcaaccatttgaaatgtacttgagaatGTTCCTGAGTGATGTGGACCGGTGAAGAGTTCCAGCTGTGTTAAGGTCAGTAATGATGATGGGACGTTTCACCGTGATATCCGTTAGCTACCCGTCGTGTGAGGGGTTAGTAAATGCTCTTGTGAAATGAGATTTGTCGGGGAATAATTGTGTATTCACGTTGACCTTTCGCCCTCTGACGCAGCTGACCCGCCTTGATCAGCCGCGCCCTTAAGGAGGGGCAGCTCTCGGGcagagatagttattgttgtgggacacctggaacacgTCCTTCTCGGGGCGTagatagggatgtcccgatcacctttttctgctcccgatccgattccgatcatttgattttgacaatctgccgataccgatttttcccgatccgatctttatgcaatgcgttaagagaaaaaaaaggtaacagataacggctggtcatccaacgcgatgagttcagctatctggctgttattgtttggccttttctctgttctggggcagtttctctttccttttgaaagcctctgaaAGTGTCTGTTGTTTccgtgccgttacccgagtggccgctgtgtactcgccgtgttgttgttgttgttgtttgtttctcaggtagcgtattagattggtcgtgttgaacgtagctctgttctttccaccacgcggaacctccaccttgcaaacattgcactggctgttacactgccttcgctttcaatttcataatacttccaaactcctgacattttctctgtcccgagtcaccagctgaacgtagcctctcgttagcttgctgctgctattagacgctgcgcccactctgttgctttgagaggaataagcaggtctgaaaacaagcccaaaggaagcaacacatacatgatgttgagtcattttaaaccaaagcgaagtcctcaggatgactttaagacgtgaacatggtcatttttgttttggaacattaaataaaataatacaaatattttataaaaaaaataaaaaatattcccgatccccgatttttttatcccgattccgatcttttgaaa
This genomic stretch from Pseudochaenichthys georgianus unplaced genomic scaffold, fPseGeo1.2 scaffold_1567_arrow_ctg1, whole genome shotgun sequence harbors:
- the LOC117441202 gene encoding hydroperoxide isomerase ALOXE3-like, with protein sequence MASCQEFEVTVHTSPGLTCGTFSRLWLNLIGSEGETPPIVVNEGDRHLLPGSSCAVLVRTEAPLGRLLLVRLRLDARTGFPDLDWHCSRVEVCRPSEPEKDPEHQVFLCDQWLRPAGGDVELRSGKLCLLQDETEEKLKQQRRRHLQNQQKIIR